gcattatataattaataatattatattgcACTATGCTTTATCAAACATAACCATGCGATTGTCTTAATCAGTGGAACTATCATCAAAAGTGTAGTTAGTTTCTTTCAATTAATTAGGCCAAATTACAAGAAAAATTTGCTAAATTTGTGCTACGtgtatcaattttaatcatatgcTTTGATTTtgttaattatcaattttaaactTCCAATTTGCTATATTTTCCAATAATTCTTGGGAACATCCTCATTTCTATCACTATTCAAGAAGTATTTCCTGCAAGATACAAATTATGAATCATGTGAAAACGCTTCCCATTATATTGCTGATTGTCTTTATGCATCAattttgcacttcactagacaccataACCATTAACCAACCCATTGTAGATGGAGACGTTATAGTTTCTACAGGGGAAACCTTTGCACTTGGTTTTTTCAGTCCAGGTAAATCGAGCTACCGTTATCTTGGAATTTGGTACAACAAAATTTCCGAAAAAACAGTTGTTTGGGTCGCAAATCGGGATTCTCCTATCAATGATACATCTGGTGTCCTCTCAATCACCAGTCACGGAAACCTTGTCCTTAACAGCAGAAACCAAACGACTCCCCTATGGTTCACAAACGTTTCGGCTTTGCCAACAAACAATTGTGTAGCTCAACTCTTAGATTCGGGAAATCTTGTATTGTTTCACAGCGGAAGTACCATATGGCAGAGCTTTGAACACCCGACAAATCATTTGCTTCCCAACTCAAAATTCGGGCTAGACAGAAGAAAAGGTCTGAACCGGTTCCTAACATCCTGGAAATCTTCAGATGATCCTGGTACTGGCAATTTCTCGTGTAGGATCAACCCTGAAGGTTATCCGCAATTTTTCTTATACGAGGGTCATGTTCCAAAGTGGAGGGGTGGTTATTGGAATGGCGTTAGATGGTCTGGAGTACCTTTTATGCAGAAAGCTGGATTTATCTTCAGCTACAGCTATGTGAACAATGAGAACGAGATTTCCTTCTCGTGGAACGTTGTATATGGCTCAATCTTGACAAGATCAGTGGTGAATGAGTCCGGCATTTTCCAACGGTCCAAATGGCATGAGAACGAAGGTCGATGGGAAGAGTTCTTTTATGCGCCCAAGGAACAGTGTGACAGCTATGGATTATGTGGAGCCTATGGTAACTGTGTTCGGTACAATGGTGAATTCGACTGCACTTGTCTTCCCGGGTACCAGCCCAAATCACCTCAAGAATGGCATCGGAAAGGTGGGTCAGGCGGGTGCGTTAGGAAGAATCAGACGCCACTCTGCAGAAACGGTGAAGGGTTCGTAGAGGTGACAAATGTGAAGGCTCCGGATACTTCAGTTGCCCGTGTATTGGCAAATTTGGATATGAAAGCTTGTAAAAATGAGTGCTTGAGGAATTGTTCATGCACTGCATATGCAAGTCTAGGTACGACAGAAGGAAGTGGATGTTTGACATGGTATGGTGATTTGCTAGATACAAGAGTATTTACAGAAGGTGGACAAAGTATATATGTGCGTGTGGATGCACTTGAGTTAGGTATCTTCAAGCGAACTGTCATTAGAAATTCGGgttctttttttctatttattttgttGATGATGTGCTTAAATCTATTCTTCTGCTAACTCTAGATGAATGGTTGACTATCATATTAATAGTTGCAGTGTTTCTTTTTCTGGTCTTCCCTTTTCAGCTCAATATGCAAATAAGCGCAAGGACCTTCTTGCAAGGAAAGGGATATTGGCAATTATGATACTGTCCGTAGCTACAGCAGTTTCCTCTCTTGTTCTTTTCTCATACTGCTTCGTGAGGAGGCAGAGGAGATTATGTAAGCAAATAATTAAATTGCTTTCAGATAGTTTCCTATTTCCTTGTTATTTTTCGCTTTAATAATCGTTAAACTACAATTTATCAATTCAAAATGCTTGATGACAAAAAGTTTAGAAACTATTTCCTAGATTTGGTTGTCAAGAAACTGAAAGAATGGATATAAAAGATTATTATATCCAATTCTAATTAGTTTAAAACTGAGACCTAGTTGACACATGTTCAGCttcttcttattattttttttttctcctttataggcaattcattttattaataaaaaaatagccAAGGAAAAGCTTAGCATTAGGACATCGACTAACCCAAAATGAACAACAATGCTAGTAAATCTCATATCTAATTATCCATTTTCGTTCTACTTACAGCACAAAATGGGCAACATGAAATGTTTATCTGTAGTTCTAGTACTCTCCCAGATGATCATCCAAGGGAAAAGGAGCTTGACAGATCTGGAAATGATCCACATTTACCTTTCTTCGATATAGACACAATAGTTGAAGCAACTGACAATTTTTCCAACAAACTTGGAGAAGGTGGTTTTGGCTCAGTGTATAAGGTAGTATCCCATGAAAAGTAAAATTGTCAACTCCTTCATAAAATTTAATGTGAATATTTGGCAAGTCACAATTTTAGTACTGTAGTGTGATATATGCGGCCATGGTAGCACATCTGTGAAATAAGTCTAGAAATGTACTTTCAGGGTCAACTATCAAATGGACAAGAAATAGCGGTGAAAAGATTATCTAAACAGTCAGGACAGGGGATAAAAGAATTCATGAATGAAGTACAGTTGATATCAAAACTCCAAAGACGAAACCTTGTCAGGCTTTTTGGTTGTTGCATTCATAAAGAAGATAAGATGCTAATCTATGAATATTTACCAAACAAAAGCTTGGACTACTTCATCTTTGGTATGGCTCTCCTTCTATTTGCTTTCACCCATTTTTAATTTGCACTTCTTACCATAATTCCTGTAATCTAAGGATCTCCAAAACTCAAATTAACTATAGAAAAGTCAAGGAAGCAACTATTGGACTGGAAAAAgcgttttgaaattatttttggggtAGCTCGAGGAGTTTTATATCTACATCAAGATTCAAGATTAAAAATCATCCATAGGGATTTGAAAGCAAGCAATATTCTATTAGATGCTTCAATGGAGCCAAAAATTTCAGACTTTGGGTTGGCTAAATTGTTCAAGGAACATCAAATTGAAGCCATTACAAAGCAAGTGGTTGGAACATAGTAAGTTACTTAACTCCAACACTATCTCCCTGCTTGGAAACATTAAAAGGTCACAAACCACCAATAAATTGTTTCTTTTTATCTACTTGTAGTGGCTATATGTCTCCGGAATATGCAATGGATGGTCTATATTCTGTAAAATCTGATGTCTTCAGCTATGGTGTCTTAATACTAGAGATCATAAGTGGCAAGAAAAACACCGAGTATGACAAAGAAAGCCCTTCTCTGAATTTGATAGGGAACGTAAGTTGATAGACATATCTTTCTTAAGATTAATTTCCTATTAGATTCACTACTAAAGTAGTAAATGATTTCCTCAACTATGTTTCAGGTTTGGAAGCTATGGAGGGAAGGAAAAGGCTTGGACATAGTTGATTATTCATTGTTGGAACATTCATACCcttgtgaagaaattttgagaTGCATTCAGATTGGACTTCTATGCATTCAGGAACACCCAGCTGATCGGCCAACCATGCTTGAAGTTGTGTTCATGTTAGGCAATGAAACAAGTCTTCCTTCTCCTAAAAAACCAGCATTTGTTTTCCGAACTCGAAGTGGGCAAGAATCTTTAATAACTAGAGGAGAAGTGTGTTCTATAAATGATTGCACAATTACTATGATTGAAGGTCGATGAAATTCTAGTAGGATTTTTGACGGAGGAAGGGTCACGTATGTAAATTCTTTGGATCAAACATGTTGTTAATCTTGCAATGGACAAGGCCTTAAGGTCAAACTACATAAATCTTATCtccatttttcttctcttttgtaTATTGTGTgattatgtcacgacccaaattttgaactgtgaccggcgcataatttaagtattcttaaatcatgcaagccttatcagagtatcttgaatgaatatattgtcacttactaatcccaaaaatagacaaaatccaaataaacaaaatgctgaataaacatcataaataccccataggtaaactgcggagtctctacagatttcaaataaaaacttaaactgttcaataaactaaactaattattagcccgagaaagcatgaattcgggcataccatgagaacaaaatcaaagttgtccctctccagaaaatggactgaatatttggatcagctgcagaattctcgATCCGAGCAGATAAcatgagaaaacgtggtttgagctagatgctcagtgaatgataattatagcacacaacggaataggaacaggcagacgcttgattaatttcacaataatttttctattcaataaaatcatgctcatgctgtcaaaatcattaataaaataacttaataaaacatatatataaaagaaattcattcaaataaaattttatggtacagtgcaccaaggtgatgataccccacatcaccaaaggccagatggtaagcgcgctaccagatattagataccttcctcctccttcacagatatcaatgcatatgatactaatgcaagccataaactgcaatgatgcatgactcgataatgcaacctaataccgtgatagtccacacggcggggccagataacagaaacagatactgggcacaggtactaattcaaaacagaaaatcaatttgtacaaatcaatcaaaatcaataaaaaatttcagatagcaaataataactgatagtgcaattccaatagtatatttcaatagtttcagagagtcaataaaatcaaatcaatctcaaatcaattcaataaaatcaaatcaatatcaaatcaattcagtaacacatcagtaaatttatagtcaaatatcaatcaatataaatacattaaaggcctgttcccggaatcctaatgggtctaatgtagAGATAGTtagcaaaatcaattatttaatcaaaatcgagataaaattcaataataaaataaaactctagaaaatcacatataaaatcattgttaaaatattgatttaaaatttcatttaataacaaacttaatgctaagaaattttaaaagggacaaaaatggtgccatgtactataattaccactcacctggaacctccaagacaatagttattttcaatggaagatagacaatttcaactgactgattgaatatttgaatctcctacatacccaaaatataaaagaaaaatattaaataataataaaatataataactcttgtttatatatatatatatatatatcaattattaTCCAATAATAATTATGATGAACACAATTTAATACCAATgatcaaaaaaataattttctagagtagttgtaacagatcaagaaaataaaataaaattagattcacTCATTATTGAATAAGGAATGAGAAttcttaccttgaaaacagaatcgaatgtgatgaatagagaagtaaaaatttagggattctcttttgagagtatttgatagaaaaaaaaaagaggtgacaaacaggttttgagagcaaagtttagcagaagagatgattagggtatatatatatttcaagagttctattaggtgtagaatgtgataagagttattattgaactgggttgttcagattgcagatatatatttaatttcaaaaataatatatatatctaaaaataaataagtagaccatctaataaaaaaatatattttttttataaatatattaaattattgttagctaattaaaataaaataataataaataataaatgtatatgggttttcacagTTTATGCGATTGTATAAGAGGTACAGATATACAAGTGGATAGAAATAAAACAGCCTTATCACATTTTAACTGTGATTGTAATTACTTTGAATTCTGCGTAATTTTTAAGTTTGTGCCAATATATTTTTAGACCCAACCAAGTCTGTTTGGAATTTTCAGAAATCCTCCATCAAAGGAGGGTTTTGAATTTGCATTACAGTTGTCTCCTTTCTTTTGAGTTCAATGTCGCTCTTAAAATAGATGAAAGAGACAAATTCAGGTGAGGTAGAGGTTTCATTATGAATGCAAATGGAAGAGAAATGCTGGTAGTAAGAGGGTTACCGGTTGAGGACGGAATTTGACCAGGAAGCGCAACTCATGAGAGAGATCAGAGAAGAGACTGGCTGGCTCTGACTCTTGAGTCTAGGACAAGCCATTTTCCACTCGGACTTCTCCAGAGTCCTGAGGACAGGAAAACTTTGACCAGGGATTTCTCCAGCGGTGGACTGGATGCAACTTGCCATGTTTAAAAAGAATTCAGACAAGA
The sequence above is a segment of the Hevea brasiliensis isolate MT/VB/25A 57/8 chromosome 11, ASM3005281v1, whole genome shotgun sequence genome. Coding sequences within it:
- the LOC131170686 gene encoding G-type lectin S-receptor-like serine/threonine-protein kinase RKS1, with translation MNHVKTLPIILLIVFMHQFCTSLDTITINQPIVDGDVIVSTGETFALGFFSPGKSSYRYLGIWYNKISEKTVVWVANRDSPINDTSGVLSITSHGNLVLNSRNQTTPLWFTNVSALPTNNCVAQLLDSGNLVLFHSGSTIWQSFEHPTNHLLPNSKFGLDRRKGLNRFLTSWKSSDDPGTGNFSCRINPEGYPQFFLYEGHVPKWRGGYWNGVRWSGVPFMQKAGFIFSYSYVNNENEISFSWNVVYGSILTRSVVNESGIFQRSKWHENEGRWEEFFYAPKEQCDSYGLCGAYGNCVRYNGEFDCTCLPGYQPKSPQEWHRKGGSGGCVRKNQTPLCRNGEGFVEVTNVKAPDTSVARVLANLDMKACKNECLRNCSCTAYASLGTTEGSGCLTWYGDLLDTRVFTEGGQSIYVRVDALELAQYANKRKDLLARKGILAIMILSVATAVSSLVLFSYCFVRRQRRLSQNGQHEMFICSSSTLPDDHPREKELDRSGNDPHLPFFDIDTIVEATDNFSNKLGEGGFGSVYKGQLSNGQEIAVKRLSKQSGQGIKEFMNEVQLISKLQRRNLVRLFGCCIHKEDKMLIYEYLPNKSLDYFIFEKSRKQLLDWKKRFEIIFGVARGVLYLHQDSRLKIIHRDLKASNILLDASMEPKISDFGLAKLFKEHQIEAITKQVVGTYGYMSPEYAMDGLYSVKSDVFSYGVLILEIISGKKNTEYDKESPSLNLIGNVWKLWREGKGLDIVDYSLLEHSYPCEEILRCIQIGLLCIQEHPADRPTMLEVVFMLGNETSLPSPKKPAFVFRTRSGQESLITRGEVCSINDCTITMIEGR